In the genome of Cellvibrio sp. KY-YJ-3, one region contains:
- a CDS encoding efflux RND transporter periplasmic adaptor subunit, which produces MNNAKSIGIAAASLVGIFLIVAGVKFGQIMAMVSAGENTPPVTETVSTFTAELQRWPNSYTAMGTVEASEGIVIAAEVAGKVKEIRFNSGEQVKKGTVLLVQESGNEQAQLSAAEARLRLAKSNHERLLELRKRNTVSQSELDAALQQMESAQGDVNDLKTTLEKKVVRAPFDGRLGIRKVDLGQDLQVGGELVSLQATNTVRVNFPVPQFWLVQMTRGLPVEVNVGDGSDATIKGEITAIGAEISTLTRNAIVQSYLQNENSLLIPGMAVETKVTLSDPQEVLAVPSTAVIYAPFGDTVFVIEPGEAAGSFKARQQFVRLGKSRGDFVEIVDGLKPGEVVASAGAFKLLNGQAVTVGNLPTPEYKLEPTPADS; this is translated from the coding sequence ATGAACAATGCGAAATCAATCGGCATTGCGGCCGCAAGTCTTGTAGGGATTTTCCTCATTGTTGCTGGCGTTAAGTTCGGTCAAATCATGGCAATGGTTTCTGCCGGAGAAAATACACCACCAGTAACGGAAACAGTCAGTACGTTTACCGCAGAGCTGCAGCGCTGGCCCAACAGTTATACCGCCATGGGAACCGTTGAGGCTTCCGAGGGTATCGTAATTGCCGCTGAAGTGGCTGGTAAGGTAAAAGAAATTCGCTTTAATTCGGGCGAGCAAGTTAAAAAAGGAACAGTGCTACTGGTGCAGGAATCCGGCAACGAACAAGCACAATTAAGTGCAGCGGAAGCGCGCTTGCGTTTGGCTAAATCCAACCATGAGCGTTTGCTGGAATTGCGCAAGCGCAATACCGTATCGCAAAGTGAGTTAGATGCTGCCTTGCAGCAAATGGAGTCAGCGCAAGGCGATGTGAACGATTTGAAAACCACCCTTGAGAAAAAAGTAGTGCGTGCTCCTTTTGATGGCCGGCTGGGTATCCGCAAAGTGGATCTCGGTCAGGATTTGCAGGTGGGTGGGGAATTGGTTTCCCTGCAGGCGACTAACACTGTGCGGGTAAATTTCCCGGTACCGCAATTTTGGTTGGTGCAAATGACACGTGGCCTGCCAGTGGAAGTAAATGTGGGTGATGGTTCTGATGCAACTATCAAAGGTGAAATTACCGCAATAGGTGCAGAAATAAGCACGCTTACTCGCAACGCCATAGTGCAGTCTTATTTGCAAAACGAAAACAGCTTGTTGATTCCGGGTATGGCGGTGGAAACCAAAGTGACCTTATCTGACCCACAAGAGGTGCTCGCGGTGCCATCTACAGCAGTTATTTATGCTCCTTTTGGCGACACCGTATTTGTAATTGAGCCAGGCGAAGCGGCGGGCAGCTTTAAAGCGCGGCAACAATTTGTTCGTTTAGGTAAATCCCGAGGCGATTTTGTCGAAATCGTCGACGGTTTGAAACCGGGTGAAGTGGTGGCGAGCGCTGGCGCATTCAAATTGTTGAATGGCCAAGCAGTAACCGTGGGCAATTTACCCACACCGGAATACAAGTTGGAGCCAACGCCGGCAGATAGTTAA
- a CDS encoding NUDIX hydrolase, which produces MTWAPHVTVATIIEQDNRYLMVYEEADGKKVYNQPAGHLDPNETLKEAAIRETLEETGWSIELTGVVGVNLYTAPSNGITYFRTTFIAKALSHDTQRPLDTGIIEAVWLTYEELVARKDQLRSPMTLQIIEEYRAGRRFPLQVVG; this is translated from the coding sequence ATGACTTGGGCACCTCATGTAACTGTCGCGACGATTATCGAGCAAGACAATCGCTACCTTATGGTTTATGAGGAAGCGGATGGAAAAAAAGTTTACAACCAACCTGCTGGTCACCTTGACCCTAACGAGACGCTTAAAGAGGCCGCGATTCGCGAGACACTCGAAGAAACAGGCTGGAGCATTGAATTGACGGGCGTAGTTGGCGTTAACCTTTATACCGCGCCCAGCAACGGCATTACTTATTTCCGTACCACATTTATCGCCAAAGCACTCAGTCACGACACCCAGCGACCACTGGACACCGGCATAATCGAGGCAGTCTGGTTGACCTACGAAGAGCTGGTCGCCCGCAAAGATCAGCTGCGCAGCCCCATGACCCTGCAAATTATTGAGGAATATCGCGCCGGCCGCCGTTTTCCGCTCCAGGTTGTTGGCTAA